One Bradyrhizobium sp. ISRA464 genomic window carries:
- the gltX gene encoding glutamate--tRNA ligase, whose amino-acid sequence MTESVVTRFAPSPTGFLHIGGARTALFNWLYAKKRGGKMLLRIEDTDRERSTKEAIDAILDGLKWLGLDWDGDVIYQFSRAARHREVAESLLASGRAYRCYATPEELAAMREKARAEGRTRLYDGMWRDRDPATAPADIKPTIRLKAPQTGETVIEDQVQGRVVWQNENLDDLVLLRGDGTPTYMLAVVVDDHDMGVTHVIRGDDHLINAARQKQIYDALEWNIPSMSHIPLIHGPDGSKLSKRHGALGVDAYRAMGYLPTALRNYLVRLGWSHGDQEIFSTQEMIDAFDLSGIGRSAARFDFAKLENLNGHYIRHSDDQSLVTQFESVLDYVPEGAALKAKLNDTTRAQLLRAMPSLKERAKTLIELISGAYFIFADRPLAIEPKAAALLTPETRALIGRLRAALEAVNDWTAQTTETAMRNFAEQNNLKLGAVAQPLRVALTGRTTSPGIFDVLAVLGRQECLARLADQAA is encoded by the coding sequence ATGACCGAATCCGTTGTTACCCGCTTCGCCCCCTCGCCCACCGGCTTCCTCCACATCGGGGGTGCCCGCACCGCGCTGTTCAACTGGCTCTATGCCAAGAAGCGCGGCGGCAAGATGCTGCTCCGAATCGAGGACACTGATCGCGAACGCTCGACCAAGGAGGCGATCGACGCCATCCTGGACGGCCTGAAGTGGCTCGGGCTCGATTGGGACGGCGACGTCATCTACCAGTTCAGCCGCGCCGCCCGCCACCGCGAGGTCGCCGAGAGCCTGCTTGCCTCGGGCCGGGCCTATCGCTGCTACGCCACCCCGGAGGAGCTGGCCGCGATGCGCGAGAAGGCGCGCGCCGAGGGCCGCACCCGCCTCTATGACGGCATGTGGCGCGACCGTGATCCCGCCACGGCGCCGGCAGACATCAAGCCGACCATCCGCCTGAAGGCGCCGCAGACCGGCGAGACCGTGATCGAGGACCAGGTGCAGGGCCGCGTGGTCTGGCAGAATGAAAACCTCGATGACCTCGTGCTGCTGCGCGGCGACGGCACCCCGACCTACATGCTTGCGGTCGTGGTTGACGACCACGACATGGGTGTCACCCACGTGATCCGCGGCGACGATCACCTGATCAATGCCGCGCGCCAGAAGCAGATCTACGACGCGCTCGAATGGAACATCCCGAGCATGTCCCATATTCCGCTGATCCACGGTCCCGACGGCTCGAAACTCTCGAAGCGCCACGGTGCGCTCGGTGTCGACGCCTATCGTGCCATGGGCTATCTGCCCACCGCGTTGCGCAACTATCTGGTCCGGCTCGGCTGGAGCCACGGCGATCAGGAGATCTTCTCGACCCAGGAGATGATCGACGCGTTTGACCTTTCCGGCATCGGCCGTTCCGCCGCGCGGTTCGACTTCGCCAAGCTCGAGAATCTCAACGGCCACTATATCCGCCACAGCGACGACCAATCCCTCGTGACCCAGTTCGAGAGCGTGCTGGACTACGTGCCCGAAGGAGCCGCGCTGAAGGCCAAGCTCAACGACACCACGCGCGCGCAATTGTTGCGTGCGATGCCGAGCCTGAAGGAGCGCGCCAAGACGCTGATCGAACTGATCAGCGGCGCCTACTTCATCTTCGCCGATCGCCCGCTCGCGATCGAACCGAAAGCGGCCGCGCTACTGACGCCGGAAACACGGGCGTTGATCGGCCGGCTGCGCGCGGCGCTGGAAGCGGTGAACGACTGGACGGCGCAGACGACCGAGACCGCCATGCGGAATTTCGCCGAGCAGAACAATCTGAAACTCGGTGCCGTCGCCCAGCCGCTGCGAGTGGCGCTGACGGGCCGTACAACGTCACCGGGCATAT